In the Populus trichocarpa isolate Nisqually-1 chromosome 1, P.trichocarpa_v4.1, whole genome shotgun sequence genome, one interval contains:
- the LOC7467685 gene encoding F-box/FBD/LRR-repeat protein At5g22660, giving the protein MRKRSPKVCSSQHVDRLSNLPNHIIHHILSFLDAKYAVQTSVLAKGWRNLWTSVHVLHLNSNSFRRLGRFKKFVVAVLNKLNHNSTAGTFLFTYRGRIDDYLKKRVIYFASFHGVGHLVLDLGCKRPPVSQALLNCQTFKTIKLKNATFTTSFGFSKLTTLHLKHCLFSLVSNCFDFSDCLPNLSSLSLLGCDFTRFKVLKISGPQLLNVTIRSMWYSYGGLSKGCKVEISAPKLTFFSYKESHVVDFSVINLPSLQHADVDVFLSYEEENKDIQCLLKFFQGLYNVQSATLSYSTIQALNGVPGLEHQQSPFSTLSLKLTHPSDCSFPIPVKVAKYLCNGSPTPDTILVK; this is encoded by the exons ATGAGGAAGAGAAGCCCGAAAGTTTGCAGTTCTCAACACGTAGATAGACTCAGTAATTTGCCGAACCATATTATCCACCACATCCTCTCCTTCCTCGATGCCAAGTATGCGGTCCAAACCTCTGTGCTTGCTAAGGGATGGAGAAATCTTTGGACTAGTGTTCATGTGCTTCACTTGAACAGCAATTCCTTCCGTAGATTGGGACGTTTTAAGAAATTTGTGGTTGCTGTTTTGAATAAACTCAATCATAACTCTACTGCTGGCACATTTCTCTTCACTTACCGAGGGAGAATAGATGATTATCTCAAGAAAAGGGTTATCTATTTTGCCAGTTTCCATGGCGTTGGTCATCTTGTTCTTGATTTGGGCTGCAAACGACCTCCTGTCTCGCAAGCACTTCTCAATTGCCAAACCtttaaaaccataaaactcAAGAATGCTACTTTCACTACATCATTTGGTTTCTCTAAACTCACCACTTTGCATCTTAAACATTGTTTGTTTTCTCTCGTTAGcaattgctttgatttttcagaCTGTCTTCCCAATTTGAGCAGCTTATCCCTGCTTGGTTGTGATTTTACTAGATTCAAGGTTCTTAAAATATCAGGACCCCAATTGCTCAATGTAACAATAAGATCGATGTGGTACTCTTATGGTGGTCTCTCCAAGGGTTGTAAGGTGGAAATCTCTGCGCCAAAACTTACATTTTTTAGCTACAAAGAATCTCACGTGGTCGATTTCTCAGTAATTAACCTCCCTTCTCTACAACATGCCGATGTTGATGTTTTCCTTTCGTATGAAGAGGAAAACAAGGACATTCAATGTTTGCTTAAATTCTTCCAAGGCCTCTATAATGTGCAATCTGCCACACTATCTTATTCTACTATTCAG GCCTTAAATGGAGTGCCTGGACTAGAGCATCAACAAAGTCCTTTCAGTACATTGTCTCTGAAACTAACACATCCCAGTGACTGCTCCTTTCCAATACCAGTAAAAGTGGCGAAGTACTTGTGTAATGGCTCCCCCACTCCAGATACTATTCTTGTCAAGTAG
- the LOC7467684 gene encoding F-box protein SKIP14 encodes MNMERNHYHGMKKSEPEGNDARVGSDDIVDSPSGMDIKFSRLTALFQDFDGDFGSSFAKLGVKGDEKSMVDDGFFVDVDLFFNGAWRLQPQKGNLNINDEVSTPDHSFSGYGVDCRVSADGFSSETKVHNWVDCEKGKELGGEPHDALIFALGYLGVKDLLMAERVCRSLRDAVRGDPLLWRRIHIDQPLSEKITDEALVKFTSRAQGTLQCLSLVGCIRITDTGLMQVLESNPSLTKLCVPGCVRLTIDGILCNLRVLKSAGTLRIKHIRIGGLFGVKEHHFEELKSLLGMDHMHPRAKNPQFHRVGQLYPSCDDERTIDIEMCPKCQQLKLVYDCPSESCQGKDQANQLCRACTVCIARCIHCGCCIKGCDYEETFCLDFLCLDCLKHLFNCPEKPEVSGASSSGHTISHQEMRYHFCLYSE; translated from the exons atgaatatgGAGAGAAACCATTATCACGGAATGAAAAAAAGTGAACCAGAGGGGAATGATGCTAGAGTGGGTTCTGATGATATTGTTGATAGCCCTTCTGGCATGGATATCAAGTTCTCAAGACTCACTGCTTTATTTCAAGATTTTGATGGGGATTTTGGGTCTTCATTTGCTAAACTTGGGGTCAAAGGAGACGAAAAAAGTATGGTTGATGATGGCTTTTTTGTGGAtgtcgatttgttttttaatggtgcTTGGAGGTTGCAGCCACAAAAGGGCAACTTGAATATCAATGATGAGGTGTCGACTCCAGATCATAGTTTTAGTGGATATGGGGTTGACTGTAGGGTGAGTGCTGATGGTTTTTCTTCGGAAACCAAAGTCCACAATTGGGTTGATTGTGAGAAAGGGAAAGAATTGGGAGGTGAACCACATGATGCTTTGATTTTTGCTCTTGGTTATCTAGGGGTGAAAGACCTCCTTATGGCTGAAAGGGTATGCAGATCTTTGCGTGATGCGGTTAGAGGCGATCCTCTGCTGTGGAGGAGAATTCATATAGATCAACCTTTAAGCGAGAAAATCACTGATGAAGCTCTTGTCAAGTTCACTAGTAGGGCTCAAGGTACTCTGCAATGCTTGAGTCTAGTGGGGTGCATAAGAATCACTGATACTGGGTTGATGCAGGTGCTTGAAAGCAATCCAAGTTTAACAAAG CTTTGTGTGCCAGGATGTGTGAGACTCACCATCGACGGCATCTTGTGTAATTTAAGGGTCCTCAAGTCAGCAGGCACCCTGAGAATAAAGCACATAAGAATTGGTGGGCTCTTTGGTGTAAAAGAACAtcattttgaagagttgaagtCCTTGCTTGGCATGGACCATATGCATCCAAGAGCAAAAAACCCACAGTTTCATCGTGTTGGACAGTTGTATCCTTCTTGTGATGACGAACGCACAATTGATATTGAGATGTGCCCCAAATGCCAGCAACTGAAACTAGTTTATGATTGCCCATCGGAGAGTTGCCAAGGGAAAGATCAAGCTAATCAGCTATGCAGAGCTTGCACTGTGTGTATAGCTCGTTGTATACATTGTGGATGTTGCATTAAGGGTTGTGATTATGAGGAGACCTTTTGTCTAGACTTTCTATGTTTGGATTGTTTGAAGCATCTGTTTAATTGTCCAGAGAAGCCAGAAGTAAGTGGTGCTTCCTCTTCTGGGCACACAATTTCTCACCAGGAGATGAGGTATCATTTTTGCCTTTACAGTGAATAG